In Halobaculum rubrum, the following are encoded in one genomic region:
- a CDS encoding DUF378 domain-containing protein, with amino-acid sequence MADLRNPYESDESAVKVTVWLLAGLGALNWGLMEAADLNLVTELLGSGSAGLVYIVIGAAGALSLAGNIGLDVLGGNDA; translated from the coding sequence ATGGCCGACCTTCGCAACCCCTACGAGTCGGACGAGTCCGCGGTCAAGGTCACAGTGTGGCTGCTGGCGGGGCTCGGCGCACTCAACTGGGGCCTGATGGAAGCGGCCGACCTGAACCTCGTTACGGAACTACTCGGTTCCGGGTCGGCGGGGCTGGTCTACATCGTGATCGGCGCCGCGGGCGCGCTGTCGCTAGCGGGAAACATCGGGCTCGACGTGCTCGGAGGTAATGACGCATGA
- a CDS encoding DUF7386 family protein, which yields MGTERTTLRLSDERKRLLDQAAGIVAAGDGDDPPRSDVIDAALTHLVQSARNVEDAREEYNPRTIQDIANTDVLGLYYRTSIESRWR from the coding sequence ATGGGGACTGAACGAACGACCCTGCGGCTGTCGGACGAACGGAAACGACTACTGGACCAAGCGGCCGGGATCGTCGCGGCCGGCGACGGCGACGATCCTCCGCGGTCCGACGTGATCGACGCGGCGCTTACCCACCTCGTCCAGTCGGCGCGGAACGTCGAGGACGCGAGGGAGGAATACAACCCGCGGACGATCCAAGATATCGCGAATACCGACGTTCTCGGGTTGTACTATCGGACGAGTATCGAGAGTCGGTGGCGGTAG
- a CDS encoding RecQ family ATP-dependent DNA helicase: MSEPQSPLTDIPAVGATRSKRLQEAGFATISDIGDAETNELANVPAINPDIARCVRQGARELRGDDDTIQNQIATDCGVPREAVAEAFAEIAYRGGSFETKRTALREVFCKANEESILHLNGHSLRFLFLLYNAGFRDLDAVASASLSELINVSYFDKQRAQEVRATARNAKADMRGRSSEEQSSEEGVGTEFICEECGETFESESHIQQHSHRNTEAKDASRQSDSNPGGTSFETSPRVTRDQAQKLLEESIGPEAEFRPQQREAISRLVNQKERLFIVQRTGWGKSTVYFIATRLLRDQGSGPTLIISPLLSLMRNQISNAEQHLNLNAITINSNNEGEWDEAKRAVIEGNCDLLLISPERLANPEFRQDVLNEMEQGFGMLVIDEAHCISDWGHDFRPDYRRIKRIIKRLPENIPVAATTATANDRVVEDVTTQLPDLNPIRGTLVRDSLKIQTINLGSRERRLAWLAENVTETPVSGIIYCLTTNEVEQVADWLTDQGLDVLPYHGRLDNEVRREREQKLLDNEVDALVATNALGMGFDKPDLGFVIHFQRPPNLIRYYQEIGRAGRDIDEAYAILLSGEEDDDIAEYFIESAFPEPEDFESVLSTIGTSDGPVYRRAILRRTDISWRRMNKCLDILQVEGAISREDEGYVRTANSWQYDYERFEQVTERRWEELERIKEFVRTDECLTQFVDDELDGDLEEPCGHCANCAGNFLPSAVQNEELIQEAIEHYQSEGWNVIEPRKQRHKQGGGRERIPERVRMEAGRALCVWDDPGWGTDVREGKYEQGRFGDDLVEAAAAFIREEWNPSPEPKWIAAVPSTSTEGVVTDFASRLAEKLDIPFIDRIKKVENTRPQKDMENSYQKCWNVEGAFNTTDEVRGDAVLLVDDVVASKWTLTETAKELRLAGSGPVYPFALAKRRGG, from the coding sequence ATGTCGGAGCCTCAATCACCACTGACTGATATCCCCGCTGTCGGAGCAACTCGTTCGAAGCGTCTCCAAGAGGCGGGATTTGCGACCATTTCCGACATTGGCGATGCAGAAACAAATGAACTGGCCAATGTCCCGGCGATAAACCCGGATATCGCACGCTGTGTCAGGCAGGGAGCTAGGGAGTTACGGGGTGATGATGACACGATTCAGAACCAGATAGCGACCGACTGCGGTGTGCCGAGAGAAGCAGTCGCCGAAGCGTTCGCCGAGATCGCTTATCGGGGAGGGTCGTTCGAGACTAAAAGAACCGCCCTCCGGGAGGTGTTCTGCAAGGCTAATGAGGAATCCATCCTGCACCTCAACGGACACTCGCTAAGATTTCTTTTTCTGCTGTACAACGCCGGCTTTCGTGATCTCGACGCCGTCGCGAGCGCCTCTCTCAGCGAGCTCATTAACGTAAGTTACTTCGATAAACAGCGGGCCCAAGAGGTCAGAGCAACCGCACGCAACGCGAAGGCCGACATGCGGGGGCGCTCCTCTGAGGAACAGTCGAGCGAGGAAGGCGTCGGGACGGAGTTCATCTGCGAGGAATGCGGCGAAACGTTCGAGTCCGAATCCCATATCCAACAGCACAGCCACCGCAATACCGAAGCTAAGGACGCATCTCGACAGTCCGACTCGAATCCGGGAGGTACGTCCTTCGAAACGTCACCACGCGTTACAAGGGATCAGGCGCAGAAACTCCTTGAAGAGAGCATCGGCCCCGAGGCCGAGTTCCGGCCACAGCAACGGGAGGCCATCAGCAGACTGGTTAACCAGAAGGAACGCCTATTTATCGTCCAGCGAACGGGGTGGGGGAAGAGCACCGTTTACTTTATTGCGACACGGTTGCTCCGAGACCAAGGTTCAGGGCCGACCCTCATCATCAGTCCACTCCTATCGCTGATGCGAAATCAAATCTCGAATGCCGAACAGCACCTGAACCTCAACGCAATCACCATCAACTCCAACAATGAAGGGGAATGGGACGAGGCCAAAAGGGCGGTGATCGAGGGGAACTGCGATTTGCTGCTTATATCACCTGAACGACTCGCGAATCCGGAATTCCGGCAGGATGTCCTCAACGAGATGGAGCAGGGATTCGGGATGCTCGTCATCGACGAGGCCCACTGTATCTCCGACTGGGGCCACGACTTCCGCCCTGACTATCGGCGTATCAAGCGCATCATCAAACGGTTGCCGGAGAATATCCCGGTCGCTGCAACGACCGCGACGGCGAACGACCGGGTGGTCGAGGACGTTACCACACAACTCCCAGACCTAAACCCGATTCGCGGCACGCTTGTCCGCGACTCACTCAAAATCCAGACAATCAACCTGGGCTCCCGGGAAAGGCGCCTGGCGTGGCTAGCCGAAAACGTGACCGAAACCCCAGTCTCCGGCATCATCTACTGTCTCACCACCAATGAGGTCGAACAAGTCGCCGACTGGTTAACCGACCAGGGCCTCGACGTCCTCCCGTATCACGGGCGGCTCGACAACGAAGTCCGCCGAGAGCGCGAACAGAAGCTCCTGGACAACGAAGTCGACGCTCTGGTCGCGACCAACGCGCTCGGAATGGGATTCGACAAACCTGATCTCGGCTTCGTCATCCACTTCCAGCGTCCACCTAACCTCATCCGATACTATCAAGAAATCGGACGTGCCGGGCGAGACATCGACGAGGCGTACGCCATCCTCCTTTCTGGCGAAGAAGACGACGACATCGCCGAGTACTTCATCGAGAGCGCATTTCCGGAGCCCGAGGATTTCGAGAGCGTGCTCTCGACAATCGGGACGAGCGACGGGCCAGTTTATCGCCGCGCGATCCTGAGACGGACGGACATCAGCTGGAGGCGGATGAACAAGTGCCTCGATATCCTCCAGGTGGAGGGAGCCATCAGCAGGGAGGATGAGGGCTATGTGAGAACTGCAAACTCGTGGCAGTACGACTACGAGCGGTTCGAGCAGGTTACAGAACGGCGTTGGGAAGAGCTCGAACGAATTAAAGAGTTTGTCAGAACGGATGAGTGCCTCACCCAGTTCGTTGATGACGAACTCGACGGGGACCTGGAAGAGCCCTGCGGGCACTGTGCGAACTGCGCCGGCAACTTCCTCCCATCCGCCGTTCAGAACGAGGAGTTGATTCAGGAGGCAATTGAGCACTACCAAAGCGAGGGATGGAACGTGATCGAGCCCCGAAAGCAGCGGCACAAACAAGGTGGCGGTCGCGAACGAATCCCTGAGAGGGTACGCATGGAGGCTGGTCGGGCACTGTGTGTCTGGGACGACCCCGGCTGGGGAACGGACGTTCGGGAAGGCAAGTACGAACAGGGCCGCTTCGGCGACGATCTCGTCGAGGCAGCCGCCGCGTTCATCCGTGAGGAATGGAATCCATCCCCGGAGCCGAAGTGGATTGCAGCTGTGCCCTCGACATCGACCGAAGGAGTGGTCACCGACTTCGCCAGCCGGCTGGCAGAGAAGTTGGACATTCCATTTATCGATCGCATCAAGAAGGTGGAGAACACGCGTCCTCAGAAGGACATGGAAAACTCGTACCAGAAGTGCTGGAACGTCGAGGGGGCGTTCAATACAACCGACGAAGTCCGCGGCGATGCAGTCCTTCTCGTCGACGACGTAGTTGCATCCAAGTGGACGTTGACAGAGACAGCAAAGGAGCTTCGCTTGGCCGGAAGTGGGCCGGTATATCCCTTCGCCTTAGCCAAGCGCCGAGGCGGGTAA
- a CDS encoding DNA-processing protein DprA: MEQPDLSRDSHVVLLLASHLGGEPDGEGSDSGLGPAGWQDFATNVADSSLDSPGSLLELEPDEWPTDIWTNQANREWVTQRLGRSTRLAMSLEDLNNRGIWVTTVYEPSYPSRLAENLGRKVPPFLYVAGEEEHLSTTAVGFVGSRDADETDRGHTRRLVEKVSDDGFGIVSGGAKGIDETSEKTGLEYGGPVIEFPAEGIHHCLQDGTIRDAVMEGQMTLASHYHPRASWNVGAAMGRNKLIHGFGKYTVVVRSGDETGGTWEGSIENLKHGWSPLLVCKDDDTPPGNEALIKEGGIPIDPTTIPKEESLDEWISAQRQNVSDSVGHDDRPTRSVDEINLPNDTQSSLNDFE, translated from the coding sequence ATGGAGCAACCCGACCTCTCCCGTGATAGCCATGTGGTCCTCCTCCTTGCCTCCCACCTCGGAGGGGAACCAGATGGCGAGGGCTCGGATAGCGGCCTCGGGCCGGCTGGCTGGCAGGATTTCGCCACCAACGTCGCCGACTCCTCCCTCGACTCGCCCGGTTCACTGCTAGAACTGGAACCAGACGAGTGGCCCACGGACATCTGGACGAATCAAGCCAATCGAGAGTGGGTGACACAGCGACTCGGTCGATCGACGCGTTTAGCGATGTCACTTGAAGATCTCAACAATCGGGGCATTTGGGTTACGACTGTCTACGAGCCATCGTATCCATCTCGGCTTGCTGAAAACCTCGGTCGAAAGGTACCACCATTCCTCTACGTGGCTGGCGAGGAAGAACACCTCTCGACTACTGCGGTCGGATTCGTCGGGTCCCGGGACGCAGACGAGACCGATCGAGGCCACACTCGCCGACTGGTCGAGAAGGTGAGCGACGATGGATTTGGGATTGTCTCGGGTGGTGCGAAGGGAATCGACGAAACGTCCGAAAAGACAGGATTGGAGTACGGTGGCCCTGTAATTGAGTTTCCCGCGGAGGGGATTCATCACTGCCTCCAAGATGGGACCATCCGAGATGCGGTGATGGAAGGCCAGATGACACTCGCCTCGCACTACCATCCGCGTGCATCATGGAACGTTGGGGCGGCGATGGGACGGAACAAGCTGATTCATGGCTTCGGGAAGTATACAGTCGTCGTGCGGTCCGGAGACGAAACTGGGGGGACGTGGGAGGGTTCAATCGAGAATCTCAAGCACGGATGGTCGCCACTCCTCGTCTGCAAGGATGACGACACACCCCCGGGAAATGAGGCCTTAATCAAAGAGGGTGGAATACCGATCGACCCGACTACAATCCCAAAAGAGGAATCGCTTGACGAGTGGATAAGTGCGCAAAGGCAGAACGTATCTGATTCGGTCGGGCATGACGACCGGCCAACGCGCTCAGTCGACGAAATAAATTTGCCGAACGACACGCAGTCCTCCCTCAACGACTTCGAGTAG
- a CDS encoding type B DNA-directed DNA polymerase, protein MVLAIDYDNDSVTEWRLTADGVERTVVDDYRPTLFVGSPVSELYGRDGGPNPEPKLARRGAIPESLRDLRSFLDGQDAVADLTIDVWRQTFRSSARPVLRVDCRRIEDIRSVARRIHQFGDPDAYTCYNVDLTRQLRYTLETDTEAAPDTSIRDLRTLRIQFPAHESDHSALSQLRVNGEQVGSSPREVVEAVEQRVSSVDPDVLIVDTARVVPLLFEAAAEYGLEPYSLGREFGYTQLASESTYTSYGKVGHSPARYSVPGRVILDRANTFFYGESGLDGCLDLVERAGLPLQELGWASIGRVLTAMQIREARSRGVLVPWRAWRPEFFRSASTLDTADRGGTTLAPEVGVHEDVHELDFASMYPNIIREYNISPETVRCGCCDNDAVPKIGYSICERDGYLPDVLGPLIDGRSDIKRRIRETNDPDERATLEARSSAIKWILVSCFGYQGFSNAKFGRIECHESINAFAREILLDAKAALEEGGWRVLHGIVDSIWVTPAPEVAESDRRSLDDIAAEVSGETQIELEYEGAFDWVAFCPRRGGDGGALTRYFGRRRGVEYPDDGLGDAVKTRGIESRQDDTPAWIAQLQSTLIRTLDRTHDVEAVVSKLASALGRLEREELPPTDLLITQRVSKRAEQYRHETVTVAALKRAKWKNCALAPGQRVEYLVFDDAAHGLGRVRLSHEELRSYDTGWYRKQAIRAAESVLSPLGWDRERIRRSLSGYSDSRLSAYE, encoded by the coding sequence ATGGTACTCGCGATAGACTACGACAACGATTCCGTTACCGAATGGCGACTTACAGCGGACGGAGTGGAGCGGACAGTCGTCGACGACTACCGGCCTACTCTGTTCGTCGGATCCCCAGTCTCCGAGCTATACGGCCGGGACGGCGGCCCGAACCCGGAGCCGAAGCTGGCGAGACGCGGCGCTATCCCTGAATCACTTCGTGACCTCCGGTCGTTCCTCGACGGACAAGACGCGGTCGCGGATCTGACGATCGACGTGTGGCGGCAGACGTTCCGGTCGAGCGCGCGGCCGGTCCTCCGTGTTGATTGTCGACGGATCGAGGACATCCGATCGGTCGCGCGCCGGATCCACCAATTCGGAGATCCCGACGCCTATACCTGCTACAACGTCGATCTCACGCGGCAATTACGCTACACCCTCGAAACCGATACCGAGGCGGCCCCCGATACCTCGATTCGGGACCTCCGCACTCTCCGTATCCAGTTCCCGGCTCACGAGTCGGATCACTCGGCGCTGAGTCAGCTCCGGGTCAACGGAGAACAAGTCGGGTCTTCCCCACGAGAGGTCGTGGAGGCCGTCGAACAGCGCGTTTCATCTGTCGATCCCGATGTTCTAATCGTCGATACGGCCCGCGTGGTTCCGTTGCTGTTCGAGGCGGCCGCGGAATACGGGCTGGAGCCGTATTCACTCGGGCGTGAATTCGGATACACACAGTTGGCCTCGGAGTCGACGTACACGAGCTACGGGAAGGTCGGTCACTCCCCGGCACGGTACTCCGTTCCCGGACGGGTCATTCTGGACCGTGCAAACACGTTCTTCTACGGCGAATCAGGGCTTGACGGGTGTCTAGACTTGGTTGAGCGTGCGGGCTTACCGTTGCAGGAACTCGGGTGGGCGTCGATTGGGCGCGTGCTGACGGCCATGCAAATCCGCGAGGCGCGGTCTCGGGGCGTCCTCGTCCCCTGGCGGGCATGGCGTCCCGAGTTCTTCCGTTCCGCCTCGACGCTGGACACCGCTGATCGAGGCGGAACGACGCTCGCGCCGGAGGTCGGCGTTCACGAGGACGTCCACGAACTCGACTTCGCGTCGATGTACCCGAACATCATCCGCGAGTACAACATCTCGCCGGAGACGGTCCGTTGTGGCTGTTGTGACAACGATGCGGTCCCGAAGATCGGCTACTCCATCTGCGAGCGAGACGGCTATCTCCCGGACGTTCTCGGGCCACTCATCGACGGGCGGAGCGATATCAAACGGCGGATCCGCGAGACGAACGATCCCGATGAACGGGCGACGCTGGAGGCCCGTTCCTCCGCGATCAAGTGGATTCTCGTGTCTTGCTTCGGATATCAGGGGTTCTCGAACGCCAAGTTCGGGCGTATCGAGTGCCACGAGTCGATCAACGCCTTCGCTCGCGAGATCCTACTGGATGCGAAAGCCGCACTCGAAGAAGGTGGCTGGCGTGTGCTTCACGGGATCGTTGATTCGATCTGGGTGACGCCCGCACCCGAGGTCGCCGAGAGCGACAGACGGTCGCTCGACGACATCGCCGCGGAGGTGTCCGGGGAGACACAGATCGAGTTGGAGTATGAGGGTGCGTTCGACTGGGTCGCGTTCTGTCCACGTCGCGGCGGCGACGGCGGGGCACTGACACGGTACTTCGGCCGGCGACGGGGCGTCGAGTATCCCGACGACGGGCTCGGAGACGCGGTGAAGACACGCGGGATCGAGTCGCGACAGGACGACACCCCGGCATGGATCGCGCAGCTCCAGTCGACGCTGATTCGGACCCTCGACCGGACCCACGACGTGGAGGCGGTCGTGTCGAAACTCGCGTCGGCGCTCGGTCGACTGGAGCGCGAGGAGCTCCCGCCGACGGACCTTCTCATCACACAGCGCGTGTCGAAGCGGGCCGAACAGTACCGTCACGAGACGGTGACGGTCGCCGCGCTCAAGCGCGCGAAGTGGAAGAACTGTGCGTTAGCGCCGGGACAGCGCGTCGAGTATCTGGTGTTCGACGACGCCGCCCACGGGCTGGGGCGGGTCCGGTTAAGTCACGAGGAGTTGCGGTCCTACGATACCGGCTGGTATCGCAAGCAAGCGATCCGGGCCGCCGAAAGTGTGTTGTCACCGCTCGGGTGGGACCGTGAGCGGATCCGGCGGTCCCTGTCGGGGTATTCGGACAGCCGACTTTCGGCATACGAATAG
- a CDS encoding AlbA family DNA-binding domain-containing protein, giving the protein MNKEDFTELLTEVGADEQDWIDFKEDYFVGGVLYQKAEFIKDIASIANTVHTRSPRYILVGVTDGGDLIGITESKVGDEGDSRKHLFDMDESNLQETVTSHLSPSPDFSIHTFENDGKRFAAIQISQVAEPPAVVSKEIQEDSTTHLRNGEIYLRSGSGKKSQTGKTLRRCYNIELRSIEKTFSIPFIKPWS; this is encoded by the coding sequence ATGAATAAGGAAGACTTCACCGAACTGCTAACTGAAGTAGGAGCTGATGAGCAGGATTGGATTGATTTCAAAGAGGACTATTTCGTTGGTGGCGTCCTCTATCAGAAAGCCGAATTCATCAAGGATATCGCCTCTATTGCAAACACGGTCCACACAAGGTCTCCCCGATACATTCTGGTAGGTGTAACCGACGGGGGTGACCTCATTGGTATCACAGAAAGCAAGGTAGGTGACGAAGGTGATAGTAGAAAGCACTTGTTCGACATGGACGAATCAAACTTACAAGAGACAGTAACCAGCCATCTCTCGCCTAGTCCTGACTTCTCGATTCATACATTCGAGAATGATGGGAAAAGGTTCGCTGCCATTCAAATATCACAGGTAGCTGAGCCTCCCGCGGTAGTCAGCAAGGAAATCCAAGAAGATAGCACGACACATCTGAGAAACGGAGAGATCTATCTTAGATCTGGCTCGGGGAAAAAATCGCAAACAGGGAAGACGTTGAGGAGATGCTACAATATCGAATTGAGAAGTATCGAGAAGACATTCTCGATTCCGTTCATAAAGCCGTGGAGTTAG
- a CDS encoding recombinase family protein, which yields MTVACYTRVSTAKQNLDRQLTSTQQYAEDTLGASLADIEVYRDKSSGTNTARDAYQRLMSDAEAGEIDAVIAHEVSRVARSISDLERTADRLREAGVELHIVSESLVMKPDEEDPYQRALFQMLGVFGELEARIKRQNIREGIAARQDSDEYRHGPAPLGFEKDDGRLIEGADYHRVVTVLEQVATDEMSQRAAAQELDAGRKTIRRAITQRADLYGL from the coding sequence ATGACCGTCGCTTGTTACACCCGCGTTTCCACCGCGAAGCAGAACCTCGATCGCCAACTCACCTCAACCCAGCAGTACGCAGAGGACACCCTCGGCGCCTCGCTCGCCGACATCGAGGTGTACCGCGACAAGTCGAGCGGCACCAACACCGCCCGCGACGCCTACCAGCGGCTCATGTCCGACGCCGAAGCCGGCGAGATCGACGCCGTCATCGCCCACGAGGTGTCGCGCGTCGCCCGCTCGATCTCTGACCTCGAACGCACCGCCGATCGACTCCGCGAGGCCGGCGTCGAGCTGCACATCGTCTCCGAGTCGCTCGTGATGAAACCGGACGAGGAAGACCCCTATCAACGCGCGCTCTTTCAGATGCTCGGAGTGTTCGGCGAGCTGGAGGCGCGGATCAAGCGTCAGAACATCCGCGAGGGGATCGCCGCGCGCCAGGACTCCGACGAGTATCGACACGGACCGGCGCCGCTCGGGTTCGAGAAGGACGACGGTCGGCTCATCGAGGGCGCCGACTACCACCGCGTCGTTACTGTACTGGAGCAGGTCGCGACCGACGAGATGAGTCAGCGTGCAGCAGCCCAGGAACTTGACGCTGGGAGGAAGACAATCAGGCGAGCAATTACTCAGCGTGCAGATCTGTACGGTCTTTGA
- a CDS encoding winged helix-turn-helix transcriptional regulator — MASADLQKKILETLEQGGEMKLSEVVDKIDGDNSELRDAMSELATKYLVDIDNSGRNKTVRSRSPVPISKLAFRGDLSPTQAIIRYLYEEGGYGQTEIARMIGYSPGNVQTNIKRIEKKIGRELRQEDSTATD, encoded by the coding sequence ATGGCCAGCGCCGACTTGCAGAAAAAAATTCTTGAAACTCTTGAGCAAGGAGGAGAAATGAAACTATCAGAAGTAGTAGATAAAATCGACGGCGATAATTCCGAATTACGCGATGCGATGTCAGAACTTGCCACCAAATATCTCGTTGACATCGATAATTCGGGTAGAAACAAGACGGTTAGAAGTAGATCACCGGTCCCTATAAGCAAATTAGCGTTCCGAGGCGATCTAAGTCCGACACAGGCGATTATCCGATATCTCTATGAGGAGGGAGGATATGGTCAAACCGAAATCGCTCGAATGATCGGGTACTCTCCCGGTAACGTCCAAACTAATATTAAGAGAATAGAGAAAAAGATTGGGCGAGAGTTGAGACAAGAGGACTCTACTGCTACAGACTAA
- a CDS encoding DNA-methyltransferase: MAEKDDSRNIKPRSDIPASADEIIAGAPDQNLSTDIAANIVGMRSAHFRKIVREGLGGTIGKTTSFETLAKVYARSRPSPSVLTDKHFTTEEGQTGLIDLVEYLEDPADPPNQSRWSSDEFETNQIFLGSVFDHFSQIPLNSIQSVITSPPYWGMRVYSEEFEVQWSDGTEVPFGGEQTPEDYIRHTLELFLRLRPILTDSATIWWNVGDVYNTRTEIRETSMDRKKAVVNNEERSWANLDAKRDSYGHEYLKDKDLTLIPFRIAQGLQRCGFYARSVITWRKEKVVPETVSDRPTTGHENLLLISNSSTYQFNEKRWREEERKSFGGRSRHENKDLRTVWELDHIKGGLKEQEAAIIDELGNIMDVLSETNKKDTSEMLPAETEKQLQERLKQLLALLAEERDSIQQSILDPEEHEVVAKRDSPNHFSEGSELERSPSNQDLRRGPPVWSMPVADGKYKHAAPFPVQLPARCILLSIARSASGDSDQEVVYDPFMGSGTTAVAAENIKRLDSGFNFSWIGSEIVPKYKKLAEDRISQMRTDEDPDEWITIDQTTMKDFS, from the coding sequence ATGGCTGAAAAGGACGACTCTCGAAATATCAAACCACGCTCAGATATTCCTGCAAGTGCTGATGAAATCATTGCTGGCGCTCCTGATCAGAATCTCAGCACCGATATCGCTGCTAATATTGTTGGAATGCGGAGCGCTCACTTCAGAAAGATCGTTCGAGAGGGGCTCGGTGGGACTATCGGAAAGACGACCTCCTTCGAGACATTAGCGAAAGTATATGCACGGTCCCGACCTTCACCTTCTGTTCTCACAGACAAGCACTTCACCACGGAGGAGGGTCAAACGGGCCTAATCGACTTGGTCGAATATCTTGAAGATCCGGCCGACCCACCGAATCAAAGCAGATGGTCTTCAGACGAATTTGAGACCAACCAGATTTTCCTTGGTTCCGTTTTCGATCATTTCTCACAGATCCCGTTGAACTCCATCCAATCTGTGATTACATCTCCCCCCTACTGGGGAATGAGAGTTTATTCAGAGGAGTTTGAGGTTCAGTGGTCAGACGGAACGGAGGTACCGTTTGGTGGGGAACAAACACCAGAAGATTACATTCGACACACTCTTGAGCTTTTCCTCCGACTCAGACCAATTCTTACTGATTCAGCAACTATCTGGTGGAATGTAGGAGATGTTTATAACACCAGAACAGAAATCAGGGAAACTTCGATGGATCGGAAAAAAGCGGTCGTTAACAACGAAGAGCGCTCTTGGGCGAATCTGGATGCGAAGCGTGATTCATACGGACATGAATACCTAAAAGATAAAGACCTCACGCTGATCCCATTTCGAATCGCACAGGGATTGCAGCGGTGTGGGTTTTATGCCCGATCTGTAATCACCTGGAGAAAAGAGAAAGTCGTCCCTGAAACAGTCAGCGATCGACCCACGACTGGGCACGAAAATCTGCTACTAATAAGCAATTCGAGTACTTACCAATTCAATGAGAAAAGGTGGAGAGAGGAAGAGAGAAAATCATTCGGAGGGCGTTCTCGACACGAAAATAAAGATCTGAGGACTGTATGGGAACTGGATCACATTAAAGGCGGGTTGAAGGAACAAGAAGCCGCGATTATCGACGAGCTGGGCAATATAATGGATGTCCTGTCAGAGACGAACAAAAAGGACACCTCAGAGATGTTACCGGCGGAAACAGAGAAGCAACTTCAAGAGCGGCTGAAACAATTATTGGCCTTGCTCGCGGAAGAACGAGATAGCATTCAGCAATCGATACTGGATCCAGAAGAGCACGAAGTCGTCGCTAAACGGGATTCCCCGAACCACTTCTCAGAGGGAAGTGAATTAGAACGAAGCCCCTCTAACCAAGACCTGAGAAGAGGTCCGCCCGTCTGGTCTATGCCTGTTGCTGATGGGAAATATAAGCACGCAGCACCTTTCCCAGTTCAGTTACCAGCTCGATGCATCTTATTGAGCATTGCAAGGAGTGCTTCCGGGGATTCCGACCAAGAAGTAGTATATGACCCCTTCATGGGTTCAGGAACGACTGCTGTGGCGGCAGAGAATATCAAAAGACTGGACAGCGGATTTAACTTCTCTTGGATAGGGTCAGAAATCGTTCCTAAGTACAAGAAACTCGCGGAGGACCGTATCAGCCAGATGAGAACAGATGAAGACCCAGATGAATGGATCACGATCGATCAGACTACGATGAAGGACTTCAGTTGA